The genomic stretch TTTCGGGCCGATGCGCTAGAGATTGCGCTGGCCGGTGCGCACCGCCCTTGCCAGCATCGCGGAAATCTGCCCCTGGCTTTTCTGGAAGCTCGCGGCGTCTTGGGCCGTGACATTGAAGACGATCTGCGGCCCGCCGCCGCCCCCGGATGCCGATACGCCGAGCGCGCCGTCCGGCCCGCGTTTCAGCGGCAGGATCGCCTCGCTGCCGGCCTCGCCCATCAGCCCGAGCCCGCCGCTCATCGGAAAATAGGTCGGGCGCGAAACGACGCCGCCATCGGCAAAGGGCGTGATCCGGCCCGGCACGCCGCCATTGGCATGGGCGACGACCTGGATCAGGCCATCGGCGAGATTGCCGATCTGGCCGGAGATCGCGTTCTCAAGCGGCTTCAGCGCCGAACTCAGCGCGAGTTCCGAAAGTCGCCGACCGAGGTCGCCGAGAACGCTCTGCAGCCCCTTGCCGGAAAGCGTCGCATCCTTGAGCGCGCCGGTGATCGCTGTCGAAAACCGGTCGGACTGCGCTTCCAGATCGACAAGCACGTCATAGAGCGCACTCGCTCCGTTCGCCGCATCGGCGAAATTGTCGGCTGTATCAGCTTCCATCACGTTTTCCTCGCATCGTCGGGATAGCGCATCATCATCTCTTCCAGCCCCGCGCGTGTCGGATAAGGACCTGCCGGCGCGAAGGCGCCGGTCATCGCCGCGAACTCGACCGGCGTCAAAGACCAGAAGTCCTCGGGTTTCAGCCGCAGCAGGCAAAGCCCCGTATGCAGCGCCGAGCGCCAGGGGAAAGGCTCGGCGCCGGGAGGTTCGGGGCCTGCCGCTGCGGCTAGGAAGGGTCCGGCCTAGCCGCGCCCGCTGGCGCGCGCTCCGCCTCCCCTCCCGAAAAGGTCACGGTCAGCAATTCGCCGACCAGTTTTGCATAGGCGGCCACGCCGCCCTCCATGCTCATTGCCGCCACCTCGTCATCGTTGATGGCATTACCGCCGCCGCGAAGACCGGCGCCGATAATCGCTATCAGGTCGCCTGCTCGCAGCCGTCCGGAGCCGAGACGCCCGCCGAGGTCGCCGAGGCCGTCCGCCGAAAACGCCGTTTCAAGCTCCGCCAGCGCGCCGAGCGTCAGGCACAGAATGCGGCGTTCGCCATCGATCACCGCCTCGACCTCGCCGCGATGACGGTTGGCGCGCGCGCCCTTTCCGCCGATCGTCATGAGAGCGCTCCAAAGCTGATCGCTCCGGCCGATTCCAGCGCGACGTCGAACTGCAATTCGCCATTGTGCTGGCCCGAATATTCGAGCGAAGTGAACTGGAAGGGGCCGGAGAGCGTGCCGAAGCCGGGGATGACGATCTCGCTACTCACCAGCGCCCCGGCAAAAAAGGCCGCGCGCACCGTCTCATCGGAGGCCGCGTCCTTGAAGATGCCGCTTGCCGTCAGCGAGGCGCGTTGAATACCGGCACCGCCAAGCAGTTCGCGCCAGCGCCCCGCACTTTCAGAATCGGTGATATCCACAGTCTCGGCGTTGAAGCGCAACGCCTTCGACCTGAGGCCGGCGACCGTCTCGTAGGCGGCTCCGTTATGCAGCTTCAGCAGCAGGTCCTTTGCCTTCTGGGCTGTCATCGTGATCTCCGTGGTCAATCGCTAAAAGGGTCGTTCAAAAGGGTTCCGTCACCGCGCGAAAGCGCATCTCGGCAAGGAAATAACCGGTCCGCGCCAGCCGCCGCACCCGGCTCGCGCGATGCAGCAGGCTGACGAGGGCGAAGCCGGAAAGGGAAAGCGCCGCATCGTGCAGCAGCGCCCTGACCCGCGCCTCGATCGCCTGCACCGCCTTGCGCCCATGCGCTTCCGACCAGATCTCGAGCGTGAGGAAATGCTCGCTGCCTGGCTCGGTCGCCGTCGAATAGTCGCGCGTCTCGCATTCGCCGAAGACGATTGCCGGCAGTTGCGGCCGGTTCAGCAGCCGATCGAAAATCGCATCCGGCCCGATCAGGGCCGTCAGCGCGGCGTCATTGGAAAGCGTCGCGTGGATCGCGCTCAAAAGCGCGTTTTCAGCCGAGCTCATGGCCTCTCCTCCTCGCAGCGGCAGACGGTATAGCGGCCCGTCTCGTCGGGATCGCGAAAGCCCGCGAGCCTGAAGATGCGCCCGCCCCGCACCAACCGCATGCCCGGCACGAGATCGCCGCGCGCCCGAAGCCAGATTTCGTGCGTCACCCGAAAGGTTTCGCCGCCGGCCTCTTCGCTGGAGGAGACCGAAAGCGGCTCGACCCTGGCCCAGGCCTGGGCGAGAAGCGAATAGGTAATGCTCGCGCCGCCCTGTCCGTCCGGCGTCGCCACCGGCGTCATCAGGTCAAGGCGGTGGGAGAAGGCGCCGGGATCAAGCGTCACCATCACAGCCTCCAGGCCTTCAGCGGCGCGATCAGCCGGTCATAGCCCTCCGGCGCGCCGGCGGGCTGCTGATCGGCGGCAATGACGCCGCGAAAGGAAAACATATGGGCGACGTGCCGCAGGATCGCCTGTTTGGCGACATCGGGCACGTCCGCCGCCGCTCCGAAGCCGGCGGTGAAGTCGACCTCGATCCCGTTGCACCCCGCCCTGCGGCCGGCAAGTCCCGGCATATAGAAGCGGGCCGGGCGCGCGCGGCCGTCCAGCCGCGCCTGATCCTGCGGCACCGCCGAGGCCATGCCCTCGCGGTCATAGACCGTCACCGCCCCGACCGATTGCACCGGCCCGTGGGCAAGCGACACCATTCCGCTCGCCGGCCAGTCATCGCGGTAGAGCCGCCATCCTTGCGTGACAAGCGAAAGCCCGCTCACCATCTCCAGATAGTCGCGGGCCGTGGCGATAAGGTCGCCGAGAAGCGCATCCTCATCGCTGCCGTCGAGGCGCAGAAACGCCTTGGCCTCGGCAAGGGTCACCGGCTCTTCGGCGGCCGGCGTGATCAGGGCATAGCTCATCGCGAAAGTGTCCTTCTGCCATTTAAAAACCCCGGCAGAAACTGCCGGGGCGCGCATTGCTCCCGTCGTGACGGATCACATGTCGCCGAATTTGATCAGCTTGATCGCCTCGAAGTTCTGCACCCCGCCGCCGACGCGCTTGGTGGTGTAGAACAGCACATAGGGCTTGGCGGAATAGGGATCGCGCAGGATCCTGACCCCGGCGCGATCGACCACCAGATAACCGGCAGCGAAATCGCCGAACGCTATCGACATGGAATCAACGCCGATATCGGGCATGTCCTCCGCTTCGGTCACGGGAAAGCCCATCAGCGAGGCCGGCTGGCCGAGGCTCGCCGGCGGCTGCCAGAGATAATTGCCGTCATCGTCCTTGAACTTGCGGATCGTCCCTTGCGTCTTCCGGTTCATCACGAACTGGGCGTTCTGGCGGTGGGCCGCCTTCAGCGCATAGATTGTCTCGATCAGCGTGTCGGAGGGATCGGCCGCCTTGAAGCCGCCATCGACGCCGGTCGCGATATAGCCGATCTTCTCCCACTCCCAGGCGCTGTCGGCCACCGTGGCGTAACTCAGGAAGCCCTTGGGCGTATTCGCCGTATTGCCGTTCACGAAGGCCGCGCCCTCCTGCTCGGCAAAGGCGATGTCGATCTCCGAGGCAATCCAGTTCTCGACATCGACCGCCGCATCGTCAAGCAGCGATGCGCTCGCTGCCGGCATGGCGTAAAGCTCCATGGTCGGGAAGGAGAGCTCGGAGATATCGGGCGTCGCCGTCTGGTCGCGGTCGGCAATCTCGCCGACCCACC from Martelella sp. AD-3 encodes the following:
- a CDS encoding phage tail tape measure protein, producing the protein MEADTADNFADAANGASALYDVLVDLEAQSDRFSTAITGALKDATLSGKGLQSVLGDLGRRLSELALSSALKPLENAISGQIGNLADGLIQVVAHANGGVPGRITPFADGGVVSRPTYFPMSGGLGLMGEAGSEAILPLKRGPDGALGVSASGGGGGPQIVFNVTAQDAASFQKSQGQISAMLARAVRTGQRNL
- a CDS encoding phage major capsid protein translates to MKAAPELKSAPAGIAEAFEAFMSSFEAFKDANDRRLGEIESKMGEDVLTREKVDRINRAMDAQARQLDEMQLKRARPALGRGTSLAAAEHKQAFENYIRRGDDHGLRALEAKAISTAESDGGYLVPEETDTEIGRRLSVVSPIRRLATVRQVSGAVLKKPFIASGFTAGWVGEIADRDQTATPDISELSFPTMELYAMPAASASLLDDAAVDVENWIASEIDIAFAEQEGAAFVNGNTANTPKGFLSYATVADSAWEWEKIGYIATGVDGGFKAADPSDTLIETIYALKAAHRQNAQFVMNRKTQGTIRKFKDDDGNYLWQPPASLGQPASLMGFPVTEAEDMPDIGVDSMSIAFGDFAAGYLVVDRAGVRILRDPYSAKPYVLFYTTKRVGGGVQNFEAIKLIKFGDM
- a CDS encoding phage head closure protein, yielding MVTLDPGAFSHRLDLMTPVATPDGQGGASITYSLLAQAWARVEPLSVSSSEEAGGETFRVTHEIWLRARGDLVPGMRLVRGGRIFRLAGFRDPDETGRYTVCRCEEERP
- a CDS encoding gene transfer agent family protein — its product is MTIGGKGARANRHRGEVEAVIDGERRILCLTLGALAELETAFSADGLGDLGGRLGSGRLRAGDLIAIIGAGLRGGGNAINDDEVAAMSMEGGVAAYAKLVGELLTVTFSGGEAERAPAGAARPDPS
- a CDS encoding DUF3168 domain-containing protein, with the protein product MSSAENALLSAIHATLSNDAALTALIGPDAIFDRLLNRPQLPAIVFGECETRDYSTATEPGSEHFLTLEIWSEAHGRKAVQAIEARVRALLHDAALSLSGFALVSLLHRASRVRRLARTGYFLAEMRFRAVTEPF
- a CDS encoding phage major tail protein, TP901-1 family, which gives rise to MTAQKAKDLLLKLHNGAAYETVAGLRSKALRFNAETVDITDSESAGRWRELLGGAGIQRASLTASGIFKDAASDETVRAAFFAGALVSSEIVIPGFGTLSGPFQFTSLEYSGQHNGELQFDVALESAGAISFGALS
- a CDS encoding head-tail connector protein is translated as MSYALITPAAEEPVTLAEAKAFLRLDGSDEDALLGDLIATARDYLEMVSGLSLVTQGWRLYRDDWPASGMVSLAHGPVQSVGAVTVYDREGMASAVPQDQARLDGRARPARFYMPGLAGRRAGCNGIEVDFTAGFGAAADVPDVAKQAILRHVAHMFSFRGVIAADQQPAGAPEGYDRLIAPLKAWRL